One window of the Eucalyptus grandis isolate ANBG69807.140 chromosome 8, ASM1654582v1, whole genome shotgun sequence genome contains the following:
- the LOC108954958 gene encoding CST complex subunit TEN1, whose product MVFWGLISAFHLRLQENSVETTIAMIVDGDASLKIDTQHLRDLSFRIGSIYQFIGELQIQPDNEALLRARVGRNVDGLELNLYYQSLQLVMQFQAERTRCQST is encoded by the exons ATGGTTTTCTGGGGACTGATATCTGCTTTTCATTTGAGGTTACAAGAGAATTCCGTGGAGACAACCATAGCGATGATTGTTGATGGAGATGCTAGTCTGAAGATCGACACGCAGCATCTGAGGGACCTTAGTTTTCGTATTGGCTCGATCTACCAGTTCATTGGTGAACTTCAGATTCAACCTGATAATGAG GCGCTGTTGCGGGCTCGAGTGGGTAGAAATGTCGATGGCCTCGAACTCAACCTCTACTATCAGTCTTTGCAGCTTGTTATGCAGTTTCAGGCTGAACGCACGAGGTGTCAATCAACTTAA
- the LOC104414638 gene encoding CST complex subunit TEN1-like isoform X2 — translation MASSRAAVGSVAPVTLKELRPPSPLFVDGASLRVLGKLQEYSVETTIAMIIDGDASLKIDTQHLRDLSFRICSIYQFIGELQIQPDNEAVLRARVGRNVDGLNLNLYYQSLQLVMQFQAERTRCQST, via the exons ATGGCGTCCTCCCGCGCCGCCGTCGGATCCGTAGCTCCGGTCACGCTGAAGGAGCTCCGTCCGCCGTCTCCTCTCTTCGTCGACGGGGCTTCTCTTCGCGTCCTCGGCAA GTTGCAAGAGTATTCCGTGGAGACAACCATAGCGATGATCATTGATGGAGATGCTAGTCTGAAGATCGACACACAGCATCTGAGAGACCTTAGTTTTCGTATTTGCTCGATCTACCAGTTTATTGGTGAACTCCAGATTCAACCTGATAATGAG GCGGTGTTGAGGGCTCGAGTGGGTAGAAATGTCGATGGCCTCAACCTCAACCTCTACTATCAGTCTTTGCAGCTTGTTATGCAGTTTCAGGCTGAACGCACGAGGTGTCAATCAACTTAA
- the LOC104414638 gene encoding CST complex subunit TEN1-like isoform X1 — translation MWGRGKGIWISCPLSFPPFLDHPCAFRFLLLISFSFQNVMVFQGLISAFHLRLQEYSVETTIAMIIDGDASLKIDTQHLRDLSFRICSIYQFIGELQIQPDNEAVLRARVGRNVDGLNLNLYYQSLQLVMQFQAERTRCQST, via the exons ATGTGGGGTCGGGGCAAAGGCATTTGGATAAGttgtcctctttcttttcctccctttctCGATCATCCGTGCGCCTTTCGGTTTCTATTGTTGATCAGTTTCTCCTTTCAGAATGTCATGGTTTTCCAGGGACTGATATCTGCTTTTCACTTGAGGTTGCAAGAGTATTCCGTGGAGACAACCATAGCGATGATCATTGATGGAGATGCTAGTCTGAAGATCGACACACAGCATCTGAGAGACCTTAGTTTTCGTATTTGCTCGATCTACCAGTTTATTGGTGAACTCCAGATTCAACCTGATAATGAG GCGGTGTTGAGGGCTCGAGTGGGTAGAAATGTCGATGGCCTCAACCTCAACCTCTACTATCAGTCTTTGCAGCTTGTTATGCAGTTTCAGGCTGAACGCACGAGGTGTCAATCAACTTAA
- the LOC104414637 gene encoding CST complex subunit TEN1, producing the protein MASSGAAVGSGAPVTLKELRPPSPLFADGASLRVLGKLQEYSVETTIAMIVDGDASLKIDTQHLRDLSFRVGSTYQFIGELQIQPDNEAVLRARVGRNVDGLDLNLYYQSLQLVRQFQAERARYQST; encoded by the exons ATGGCGTCCTCCGGCGCCGCCGTCGGATCCGGAGCTCCGGTCACGCTGAAGGAGCTCCGTCCGCCATCTCCTCTCTTCGCCGACGGGGCTTCTCTTCGCGTCCTCGGCAA GTTACAAGAGTATTCTGTGGAGACTACCATAGCGATGATTGTCGATGGAGATGCTAGTCTGAAGATAGACACACAGCATCTGAGGGATCTTAGTTTTCGTGTCGGCTCAACGTACCAGTTCATCGGCGAACTCCAGATTCAACCTGATAATGAG GCGGTGTTGCGGGCTCGAGTGGGTAGAAATGTCGACGGCCTCGACCTGAACCTCTACTATCAGTCTTTGCAGCTTGTTAGGCAGTTTCAGGCCGAACGCGCAAGGTATCAATCAACTTAA